From Alligator mississippiensis isolate rAllMis1 chromosome 9, rAllMis1, whole genome shotgun sequence, one genomic window encodes:
- the LOC106737931 gene encoding uncharacterized protein LOC106737931, which produces MQSILNFCFGWPGGQKKCEMPSKAKIPPAAEDADTKQEGLLIPPPLLLESRSPTTPLLPPRGGGVIPPFHQSEKESRSPAAGTLHAEDKPSTMTLPHTRNIENIAFSSGGETKLKANNTYMPLENLDSESNLVPSRDSVMKKLLSCRCGTMPQDGLFPNGDISQSVKNIVKTSPGTIRGTCKPEQTRMSSQSEKADDAYRTSHCSHQVIFPTHLSFENVHKHEDARKHFTSTQSYFENGVPAKTMKEELLNKGRKTETDEKTNIRSDMDAATMQQSCVNGLHASTPAEDGEGKQTLPKYSVPHLYCCPSCQPAAKQNFGTSGDTYNCFQAKQKVPESYLSIEKGFAIDPCLGSRSQCTCSQEIPLH; this is translated from the coding sequence ATGCAAAGTATTCTGAACTTTTGCTTTGGGTGGCCTGGAGGTCAGAAAAAATGTGAGATGCCATCTAAAGCAAAGATACCTCCTGCTGCAGAGGATGCAGACACAAAACAGGAGGGTCTCTTGATCCCTCCACCTCTCCTACTTGAGAGCAGGAGCCCAACCACCCCTCTTCTTCcaccaaggggggggggtgtgataCCCCCATTTCACCAGAGTGAAAAAGAGAGTCGGAGTCCTGCAGCTGGAACATTACATGCTGAAGATAAACCAAGTACCATGACCTTGCCTCATACAAGGAATATCGAAAACATAGCCTTCTCCTCTGGTGGAGAAACTAAATTAAAGGCCAATAATACTTATATGCCTTTGGAGAATCTGGATTCTGAATCCAACCTTGTGCCTTCTAGAGACTCAGTCATGAAGAAACTCTTGTCTTGTAGATGTGGAACTATGCCACAAGATGGCCTCTTCCCTAATGGAGATATTTCCCAGTCAGTTAAAAACATAGTCAAAACCAGTCCTGGTACTATTAGAGGAACCTGTAAACCTGAACAAACAAGGATGAGTAGCCAGAGTGAAAAAGCAGATGATGCATATAGAACGTCTCACTGTAGTCACCAAGTTATTTTCCCAACTCATTTGTCTTTTGAAAATGTACATAAGCATGAAGACGCAAGAAAACACTTCACAAGTACACAGTCTTACTTTGAGAATGGAGTTCCAGCAAAGACTATGAAAGAAGAGCTCTTAAACAAAGGTAGGAAAACTGAAACTGATGAAAAGACAAATATCAGAAGTGATATGGATGCTGCCACCATGCAGCAAAGTTGTGTAAATGGCTTACATGCTTCAACACCTGCTGAGGATGGTGAGGGAAAACAAACTCTACCCAAGTATTCTGTTCCTCACCTCTACTGCTGCCCATCCTGCCAGCCTGCTGCTAAACAAAATTTTGGCACATCAGGTGACACTTATAACTGCTTCCAGGCAAAGCAGAAAGTACCTGAGAGTTATTTGAGCATAGAGAAAGGATTTGCAATTGATCCTTGCCTGGGAAGTAGAAGCCAGTGCACATGTTCTCAAGAAATTCCACTTCACTGA